GAATGCTTCCTCCAAGACCTCTTACATATTCCTTTACAGCGTCACCTGCGCCTTTGCGAATATTTCTTCTTCCTGCTAAGTTTTGAAAATCAATTCCACTCATTCGTGTGTTAGCAGAAAATGGAATGAATTGGGCCTGAGCAGGCTGAACACCTTCAGCCCTTATGGAAAACTTTTCTTTTGCTAGAACTACAATAGATCGTCCCTCTGCTGTTTCATCTGCAAGAGACGCCAGTTGAGAAGCCTCAGCAAGCCTTTCCTGCGTTACACCCTTTACAGAAAGAAAGGCCGTTGCCATGCGATTTCCCAAAGTAATTGTCCCGGTTTTATCTAGTAAAAGAACATCAATATCTCCGGCAGCTTCAACCGCACGACCGCTTGTTGCAATAACATTTCTTCGGATAAGCCGATCCATTCCGCTAATACCGATGGCACTTAATAATCCTCCAATTGTTGTCGGAATAAGGCAAACTAAAAGAGCAATCAGGACAGGCACCGTAACGATGGCACCTAAATCTTGGCCTGCCGCTGAAGCACTGTAGTCGGCAATTGGCTTCAAAGTCATCACTGCAAGCACAAATATAATTGTGAGTCCTGCTAGCACGATACTTAGGGCAATCTCATTCGGAGTTTTTTGCCTTTTAGCCCCCTCAACCAATGTAATCATTCGATCTAAAAAGCTGTGTCCAGGTTCTGCGGTAATACGAATGAGGATTCGGTCGCTAATAACTCGCGTTCCGCCCGTGACAGCACTGCGATCACCACCGGATTCACGAATAACAGGAGCTGACTCTCCAGTGATAGCTGATTCATCAACACTGGCAATCCCCTCGATGACTTCGCCATCCCCTGGAACAATATCTCCTGCCTCACAAACAACCACCATACCCTTCTTTATGTCAGCGGCACTGATTCTCGATTCTGTTTTGCCTTTCATGAGCCGAGCCACCGTTTGAGTTCGAGTTTTCTTCAAACTTTCTGCCTGGGCTTTACCTCGCCCTTCAGCGATGGCCTCAGCAAAATTGGCAAAAAGGACCGTAAACCAAAGCCAAATCGAAATTTGAAATTCAAAAAATTTCGATCCAAGACCCATGTTGAAAATAACATAGACCGTTGTCATGATGGCTCCGATAAGCGTGACAAACATGACAGGATTTTTCATTTGTATTCGTGGGTCCAACTTTAAAAATGATTCCTTTAAAGCTGACACAACAAGTTTTGTGTCGAACAATGGGTTTTGATTAACTTCTGACATATATCACCTCTTAAAAAGTTTGACCCTTGATCATCATAAGATGCTCAACGATGGGTCCTAATGAAAGACTAGGCAAGAAAGTCAATGCTCCTACTATAAGAATCACTCCCACCAATAAAACTGCAAACGGACCTGAATCTGTTTCAAAAGTACCAGATGTTGGAGGTGAATATTTCTTTTGTGCCAGACTTCCTGCAACTGCAAGTATTGGGACGATGATTGCAAAGCGACCAATAAACATCGCAACGGCCAACATCAAATTATAGTACAAAGTATTTGCATTCAAACCTGCAAAGGCACTTCCGTTATTCGCTGCCGCTGAAGTAAAGGCATAAAGCATTTCAGAAAAACCATGAGGCCCTTTATTCGCAAGACTTGAAAGTGCTGCTGGAGATAAAGCAGAAATTGCAGTTCCAATTAGAATTGAAGCACATGGAGCCAAAATCGCGAGAATGACCATCATCATTTCATTCGCCTCAATCTTTTTACCCATGTATTCGGGAGTTCTTCCAACCATCAATCCGGCTATAAACACGGTCAGCAAGACAAAAAGAAGCATTCCGTAAAGACCTGC
The DNA window shown above is from Deltaproteobacteria bacterium and carries:
- the kdpB gene encoding potassium-transporting ATPase subunit KdpB; translation: MSEVNQNPLFDTKLVVSALKESFLKLDPRIQMKNPVMFVTLIGAIMTTVYVIFNMGLGSKFFEFQISIWLWFTVLFANFAEAIAEGRGKAQAESLKKTRTQTVARLMKGKTESRISAADIKKGMVVVCEAGDIVPGDGEVIEGIASVDESAITGESAPVIRESGGDRSAVTGGTRVISDRILIRITAEPGHSFLDRMITLVEGAKRQKTPNEIALSIVLAGLTIIFVLAVMTLKPIADYSASAAGQDLGAIVTVPVLIALLVCLIPTTIGGLLSAIGISGMDRLIRRNVIATSGRAVEAAGDIDVLLLDKTGTITLGNRMATAFLSVKGVTQERLAEASQLASLADETAEGRSIVVLAKEKFSIRAEGVQPAQAQFIPFSANTRMSGIDFQNLAGRRNIRKGAGDAVKEYVRGLGGSIPQDLDGIIDGVAKKGGTPLVVADGKEILGVVQLKDIVKGGIKERFSELRKMGIRTVMITGDNALTAAAIAAEAGVDDFMAQATPETKLKRIRDEQAMGHLVAMTGDGTNDAPALAQADVGVAMNSGTQAAREAGNMVDLDSNPTKLIEIVEIGKQLLMTRGSLTTFSIANDVAKYFAILPALFSTLYIIQGTKEGPLAVLNVMRLVSPQSAILSAVIFNALVIVALIPLALKGVPYLAEGSSAVLRRNLLIYGIGGIIIPFIGIKLIDILITSIGLV